One region of Zingiber officinale cultivar Zhangliang chromosome 7B, Zo_v1.1, whole genome shotgun sequence genomic DNA includes:
- the LOC122006762 gene encoding 18.1 kDa class I heat shock protein-like, which yields MSITPFDFGSRLGGLLDPFSIGPWDPFEDFPFESRLVFPRFGEDFAFTAAAGARVDWKETQEAHVFKADLPGLRKEDVRVEVEDGSVLHISGERSREREEKTDTWHRIERSSGKFQRRFRLPANAKADQVKAAMENGVLTVTVAKEGVKKPSVKSIEISG from the coding sequence ATGTCGATCACTCCCTTCGACTTCGGTAGTCGGTTAGGAGGCCTTCTCGATCCCTTCTCCATCGGTCCCTGGGACCCCTTCGAGGACTTCCCCTTCGAGTCTCGCCTCGTCTTCCCTCGCTTCGGCGAGGACTTCGCCTTCACGGCTGCCGCTGGCGCCCGCGTCGACTGGAAGGAAACCCAGGAGGCGCACGTCTTCAAGGCCGATCTCCCCGGCCTGCGCAAGGAGGACGTCAGGGTGGAGGTGGAGGACGGCTCGGTCCTCCACATCAGCGGCGAGCGCAGCCGCGAGCGCGAGGAGAAGACCGACACCTGGCACCGAATCGAGCGCAGCAGCGGTAAATTCCAACGCAGATTCCGCCTGCCGGCTAACGCCAAGGCGGATCAGGTCAAGGCAGCCATGGAAAACGGCGTGCTTACCGTTACCGTGGCCAAGGAAGGGGTCAAGAAGCCCAGCGTCAAGTCCATCGAGATTTCCGGTTAG